In Myxococcus stipitatus, the following are encoded in one genomic region:
- a CDS encoding agmatine deiminase family protein, with amino-acid sequence MSRWRRRVFNGGACACSSDANDGAANAIIQKLFPDKTVVGIDVRNLYAEGGMVHCVTQPQPW; translated from the coding sequence ATGAGCCGCTGGAGGAGAAGGGTTTTCAACGGGGGCGCATGCGCCTGCTCAAGCGACGCGAATGACGGCGCCGCCAATGCCATCATCCAGAAGCTGTTCCCAGACAAGACCGTCGTCGGCATCGACGTCCGCAACCTCTACGCCGAGGGCGGCATGGTGCATTGTGTGACGCAGCCGCAACCCTGGTAG